Proteins encoded in a region of the Streptomyces sp. NBC_01298 genome:
- a CDS encoding carboxylesterase/lipase family protein, producing the protein MASAGALLLALLLTTTPAATATATSPSGPGPRAGAQAGAQAGAAPFGGAGAAFGGVGAGLSEERSGDGTGAIVGERPVVETDRGAVRGREAAGYFTFEGIPYAAPPTGPLRWRLPEPAARWAGVRDAGAPGARCVQLPAVGPGAPSGSEDCLFLNVTVPGAAIGAGRPSSTAVIGPGAHPAPMLPAGAAGPTGAAGPARAADPMGAPGPSGSADPTGAPGPAGAGVDVGVRAVGSSQGAGTSGVPARPVMVWFHGGGFMNGAGDLYRPGRLASAGGAVVVTVNYRLGIFGLFGHPALHGAPAFALADQQAALRWVRANAARFGGDPGNVTVFGESAGGLSVCLHLTSPASAGLFHRAIVQSGSCSLIVPAHSLLPALPAYEPFVPESRTVARGAEAAVRLGCGRPADAEVLECLRGLAPEVLATPGLMTLFSAVSYGTPLLPTEPRRALERGEFHRVPVVQGSTRDEMRIFLGQTLAAYPVADAQAHRARLRAAFGSRSAGLVEAAYPVTAHPTPALAFAAALTDASFVCPQLRDSRALARHVPTYDYGFDDRSAPDFTGLPPVPGFPYGASHGSELPYLFDTGLPMTAAQRVLAERMTGYWTRFAATGDPNAPGTGPWWPRSPAVLSLAPQDSAPQNSGGIRPVDAAARHHCGLWDSVGQALERAGS; encoded by the coding sequence ATGGCTTCCGCGGGAGCCCTCCTCCTGGCCCTCCTCCTGACCACCACCCCAGCAGCCACGGCGACGGCCACATCCCCCTCGGGCCCCGGGCCCCGGGCCGGGGCCCAGGCCGGAGCCCAAGCCGGGGCCGCCCCCTTCGGCGGAGCCGGGGCCGCGTTCGGCGGGGTCGGGGCCGGGCTGAGCGAAGAGCGTTCGGGCGACGGCACCGGTGCCATCGTCGGTGAGCGGCCCGTCGTCGAGACCGACCGGGGAGCGGTGCGCGGGCGGGAGGCCGCCGGGTACTTCACCTTCGAGGGGATCCCGTACGCCGCCCCGCCGACCGGACCACTGCGCTGGCGGCTTCCGGAGCCCGCCGCGCGCTGGGCCGGCGTACGGGACGCCGGTGCGCCCGGGGCCCGGTGCGTGCAGCTGCCCGCGGTGGGGCCGGGAGCCCCCAGCGGCTCGGAGGACTGCCTGTTCCTCAACGTCACCGTTCCGGGTGCGGCCATCGGCGCCGGACGGCCCTCGTCCACCGCCGTGATCGGACCCGGCGCCCACCCGGCGCCGATGCTCCCAGCGGGGGCGGCCGGCCCAACGGGGGCGGCCGGCCCGGCAAGGGCAGCCGACCCAATGGGGGCGCCCGGCCCATCTGGGTCGGCCGACCCAACAGGAGCGCCCGGCCCGGCGGGGGCGGGTGTGGACGTCGGTGTTCGGGCGGTCGGGAGTTCGCAGGGTGCCGGGACCAGCGGCGTCCCGGCCCGGCCCGTGATGGTCTGGTTTCACGGCGGCGGGTTCATGAACGGCGCCGGGGATCTGTACCGGCCCGGCCGGCTGGCCTCGGCGGGAGGGGCCGTGGTCGTCACCGTCAACTACCGGCTCGGGATCTTCGGTCTCTTCGGGCATCCCGCCCTCCACGGAGCCCCCGCCTTCGCGCTCGCCGACCAGCAGGCCGCCTTGCGCTGGGTGCGGGCCAACGCCGCCCGGTTCGGCGGCGATCCCGGCAACGTCACCGTGTTCGGCGAGTCCGCCGGCGGCCTGAGCGTCTGCCTGCACCTCACCTCCCCCGCCTCGGCCGGCCTGTTCCACCGGGCGATCGTGCAGAGCGGGTCCTGCTCCCTCATCGTCCCGGCGCATTCGCTGCTCCCCGCGCTGCCCGCCTACGAGCCGTTCGTGCCGGAGTCCCGGACCGTGGCCCGGGGAGCCGAGGCGGCGGTCCGGCTCGGCTGCGGCCGCCCGGCCGACGCGGAGGTGCTGGAGTGCCTGCGCGGCCTCGCCCCGGAGGTCCTGGCGACCCCCGGGCTCATGACGCTCTTCTCCGCGGTGTCCTACGGCACCCCGCTGCTCCCCACCGAGCCCCGACGGGCCCTGGAACGCGGGGAGTTCCACCGGGTACCGGTGGTGCAGGGCTCGACCCGCGACGAGATGCGGATCTTCCTCGGGCAGACCCTGGCGGCCTACCCGGTCGCCGACGCGCAGGCCCACCGGGCCCGGCTGCGCGCCGCGTTCGGGTCGCGGTCGGCGGGTCTCGTCGAGGCCGCCTATCCGGTGACGGCCCATCCGACGCCCGCGCTGGCCTTCGCGGCCGCGCTGACGGACGCCTCCTTCGTGTGTCCGCAGCTGCGGGACAGCCGGGCGCTGGCCCGGCACGTGCCGACGTACGACTACGGGTTCGACGACCGGAGCGCACCGGACTTCACCGGGCTGCCGCCGGTGCCGGGGTTCCCCTACGGGGCCTCGCACGGGTCCGAACTGCCCTACCTCTTCGACACCGGGCTCCCGATGACCGCCGCGCAGCGGGTGCTCGCGGAGCGGATGACCGGCTACTGGACCCGGTTCGCGGCGACCGGCGATCCGAACGCCCCCGGGACGGGGCCCTGGTGGCCCCGCTCCCCCGCCGTACTCTCCCTGGCGCCGCAGGACTCGGCGCCGCAGAACTCGGGCGGCATCCGCCCCGTGGACGCGGCGGCCCGGCACCACTGCGGGCTGTGGGACTCCGTAGGACAGGCTCTCGAAAGGGCGGGCTCGTGA
- a CDS encoding DUF6126 family protein — MTDEKQGLEQARAAAAKYEKWKENGVLLRAFFYIAGTHLFAGFVWLLFVLGEHAER; from the coding sequence ATGACGGACGAGAAGCAGGGTCTCGAGCAGGCCCGTGCCGCGGCGGCCAAGTACGAGAAGTGGAAGGAGAACGGCGTGCTGCTGCGCGCGTTCTTCTACATCGCCGGCACGCACCTCTTCGCCGGGTTCGTCTGGCTGCTGTTCGTGCTCGGCGAGCACGCCGAGCGGTAG
- a CDS encoding serine hydrolase domain-containing protein, which yields MTGLTDILQPFVDDGTLPGAVALVDRGDGGGPEVAAVGSADAGGEAPMVRDSIFRIASLTKPVTAAAVMMLVEDGRFALTDPVAPWLPEIAGPVVVRTPASPVDEVVPAKRAVTVADLMTFRAGWGFPSDFALPAVAPLFGELRQGPPRPQDVAAPDAWMAALGRIPMLYQPGEAWLYNTCSDVLGVLIARVAGCSLPEFLAERIFEPLDMPDTGFAVPAGQSGRFAHLYRPGANGGLDLVDAPDGQWSAVPAFPSGAGGLVSTVDDYHRFARMLLDGGGPLLSADSVRRMTTDWLTPDQRAGAELFLEGQGWGFGGSVDVTPADPWNVPGRYGWIGGTGTAAHIVPSTGAVAILLTQREMTGASPAPETMRAVWAYAAAP from the coding sequence GTGACCGGTTTGACCGACATCCTTCAGCCGTTCGTGGACGACGGGACCCTGCCGGGGGCGGTGGCCCTGGTGGACCGGGGCGACGGCGGGGGGCCCGAAGTGGCCGCCGTGGGCAGCGCGGACGCCGGGGGCGAGGCCCCGATGGTCCGCGACTCGATCTTCCGGATCGCCTCGCTGACCAAACCGGTCACGGCGGCGGCGGTCATGATGCTGGTGGAGGACGGCCGGTTCGCCCTCACCGACCCGGTCGCGCCCTGGCTGCCGGAGATCGCCGGACCGGTGGTCGTACGGACTCCCGCGAGCCCGGTCGACGAGGTGGTCCCGGCGAAGCGGGCGGTGACCGTGGCCGACCTGATGACCTTCCGCGCGGGGTGGGGCTTCCCCTCCGACTTCGCGCTCCCGGCGGTCGCCCCGCTCTTCGGCGAGCTGCGGCAGGGTCCGCCGCGGCCGCAGGACGTCGCGGCGCCGGACGCGTGGATGGCCGCGCTGGGCCGGATCCCGATGCTGTACCAGCCCGGCGAGGCCTGGCTCTACAACACCTGCTCGGACGTCCTGGGCGTGCTGATCGCCCGGGTGGCGGGGTGTTCGCTGCCGGAGTTCCTGGCGGAGCGGATCTTCGAGCCGCTGGACATGCCCGACACCGGTTTCGCCGTACCGGCGGGGCAGTCGGGACGGTTCGCGCACCTGTACCGGCCCGGAGCGAACGGGGGCCTCGACCTCGTGGACGCCCCCGACGGGCAGTGGAGCGCCGTCCCCGCCTTCCCGTCCGGCGCGGGCGGGCTGGTCTCGACGGTGGACGACTACCACCGCTTCGCCCGGATGCTGCTGGACGGGGGCGGCCCGCTGCTCTCGGCCGATTCGGTGCGGCGGATGACCACCGACTGGCTGACCCCGGACCAGCGGGCGGGCGCCGAACTGTTCCTGGAGGGCCAGGGCTGGGGGTTCGGCGGTTCGGTCGACGTCACACCGGCCGACCCGTGGAACGTGCCGGGCCGCTACGGCTGGATCGGTGGCACCGGCACCGCCGCCCACATCGTCCCCTCTACGGGGGCCGTCGCCATCCTGCTGACCCAGCGGGAGATGACCGGCGCCTCGCCGGCCCCGGAGACGATGCGGGCGGTGTGGGCCTACGCGGCCGCCCCGTAG
- a CDS encoding PHP domain-containing protein produces MDPVAALDRIAFLLERAQEPTYRVQAFRTAAAAVGRMGEDELADRVRAGTLEAVKGIGPKTAQVVREALGGTIPAYLRGLEEKAAAHPVGPPPSPEALALRAALRGDCHMHSDWSDGGSPIEAMARAAAALGHDWAVLTDHSPRLTVARGLSPDRLREQLRTVAELNATWAPFRLLTGIECDILDDGSLDQEPELLAEVDLVVGSVHSKLRMDAPAMTRRMVAAVRNPHLDVLGHCTGRLVTGKTRPESQFDAEAVFAACAESGAAVEINSRPERLDPPRRLLRLAVAAGTLFAIDTDAHAPGQLDWQTLGCERALECGVTADRVVNTRSAAELIDWTRTRRLP; encoded by the coding sequence ATGGACCCGGTGGCCGCGCTGGACCGGATCGCGTTCCTGCTGGAACGCGCTCAGGAGCCGACCTACCGGGTCCAGGCCTTCCGCACGGCGGCCGCCGCCGTCGGCCGGATGGGCGAGGACGAGCTGGCCGACCGGGTCCGCGCGGGCACCCTCGAAGCGGTCAAGGGCATCGGCCCGAAAACCGCCCAGGTCGTCCGAGAAGCCCTCGGCGGAACCATCCCCGCCTACTTGCGGGGGCTCGAGGAGAAGGCCGCGGCCCACCCCGTGGGCCCGCCGCCCAGCCCCGAGGCCCTCGCCCTGCGCGCCGCCCTGCGCGGCGACTGCCACATGCACTCCGACTGGTCGGACGGAGGCAGCCCCATCGAGGCGATGGCCCGGGCCGCCGCCGCCCTCGGGCACGACTGGGCGGTGCTCACCGACCACTCGCCGCGCCTGACCGTCGCCCGGGGACTCTCCCCGGACCGGCTGCGGGAACAGCTGCGCACGGTCGCCGAACTCAACGCGACCTGGGCCCCGTTCCGGCTGCTCACCGGCATCGAGTGCGACATCCTCGACGACGGTTCGCTGGACCAGGAGCCGGAACTCCTGGCCGAGGTGGACCTCGTCGTCGGCTCCGTCCACTCCAAGCTCCGGATGGACGCCCCCGCGATGACCCGGCGGATGGTCGCCGCCGTACGCAACCCCCACCTCGACGTCCTCGGCCACTGCACCGGGCGGCTGGTGACGGGCAAGACACGGCCGGAGTCGCAGTTCGACGCCGAGGCCGTCTTCGCGGCCTGCGCCGAGTCGGGAGCGGCCGTGGAGATCAACAGCCGGCCGGAGCGGCTGGACCCGCCGCGCCGACTGCTGCGGCTCGCGGTCGCCGCGGGCACCCTCTTCGCGATCGACACCGACGCGCACGCCCCGGGACAGCTCGACTGGCAGACCCTCGGCTGCGAACGCGCCCTGGAATGCGGGGTGACGGCCGACCGGGTCGTCAACACCCGGTCCGCGGCCGAGCTCATCGACTGGACCCGCACCCGCCGACTGCCGTAG
- a CDS encoding DUF6158 family protein yields MAEREAREAGPSADGLEEGRLMKELEAIHRTRHETLLHGSDDALLTHTRRMDELEREYVRRHPERAQTAGRTRSGARARTGTEEQG; encoded by the coding sequence ATGGCGGAGCGCGAGGCCCGTGAGGCCGGGCCGTCGGCGGACGGGCTGGAAGAGGGTCGCCTGATGAAGGAGCTCGAAGCCATCCACCGCACGCGTCACGAGACCCTGCTGCACGGATCGGACGACGCGCTGCTCACGCACACCCGGCGGATGGACGAACTGGAGCGCGAGTACGTGCGCCGCCACCCGGAACGCGCCCAGACCGCGGGCCGCACCCGCTCGGGCGCCCGTGCCCGTACGGGCACGGAAGAACAGGGCTGA
- a CDS encoding TetR/AcrR family transcriptional regulator, which produces MMNDEELLDGAARVLAGDHSASMAHIAAGIGTSRATLSRRYATREALLKAVAVRAIHVVDGCLAPADLPADADGAEFDAALERLVTGLLPAAHLYGFTSRDATVLADPEFRAGIQRQDQRALAFLALGQCLGRLRVDLPAYWIWYSLWGLLDAAAEGVRDGHLARRDIGRLVLTSFLGGTRPSPAA; this is translated from the coding sequence ATGATGAACGACGAAGAGCTGCTGGACGGCGCCGCACGCGTGCTCGCAGGCGACCACAGTGCCTCCATGGCGCACATCGCCGCGGGCATCGGCACCAGTCGCGCCACGCTCAGCCGCCGCTACGCCACCCGCGAGGCACTCCTCAAGGCCGTCGCCGTCCGGGCGATCCACGTGGTCGACGGATGCCTGGCGCCCGCCGACCTGCCGGCCGACGCCGACGGCGCGGAGTTCGACGCCGCGCTGGAGCGGCTCGTCACCGGGCTGCTGCCCGCCGCGCACCTGTACGGGTTCACCTCGCGCGACGCCACCGTGCTCGCCGACCCCGAGTTCCGGGCCGGGATCCAGCGCCAGGACCAGCGGGCCCTCGCCTTCCTGGCCCTCGGCCAGTGCCTCGGCCGGCTCCGCGTCGACCTGCCCGCGTACTGGATCTGGTACTCGCTGTGGGGACTGCTCGACGCCGCCGCCGAGGGCGTCCGCGACGGCCACCTCGCCCGCCGCGACATCGGCCGGCTCGTCCTCACCTCCTTCCTCGGCGGGACCCGGCCCTCCCCGGCCGCGTGA
- a CDS encoding MFS transporter translates to MHTPTQDPRRWIVLTILSGSLLLISMDTTILNVAFPSLVGDLQPGAVQQLWIIDIYALALSGLLVTAGALGDRWGRKRLLMAGFGIFALASLIAVLSTEAWHVIAARALLGVGGAAIMPSTLSILRTVFTDAKERAFALAVWAAVFGGGMAFGPVVGGLLVQDYGWHSAFLLNLPVTAVIVAAGLRYLPESRSPRSAGKWDWTGVGQSIVGMLALAGGIKQLGKSGVADPLPWALLVIAVVSLTLFVRRQLRVDNPLLQVRLFTKPAFSVAATAIFLPMVGMGAILFLVTQWFQYGQGYTPLEAGLRLLPAPLALICASMVAPTLMQRFAIRHVLGSGLVVLAGGMALPWTLQQFTGLGYPAFAVALTIMGLGAGIATTVASVTLISAAPADQVSSAAAIEETCYELGSAMGVAILGSTAAALYRGNLPALDLDSTTLAAVRDSVGEAAHTAEQLGGGLGRTLLEAASQAYTLAITPAFLMAGVLAIAAAATTWTLIPRDLRPTENH, encoded by the coding sequence ATGCACACCCCCACGCAGGACCCGCGCCGCTGGATCGTGCTCACGATCCTCTCCGGCAGTCTCCTGCTCATCTCGATGGACACCACGATCCTCAACGTGGCCTTCCCCTCGCTCGTCGGCGACCTCCAGCCCGGCGCCGTACAGCAGCTGTGGATCATCGACATCTACGCCCTCGCCCTCTCCGGGCTGCTGGTCACCGCCGGCGCCCTCGGTGACCGCTGGGGCCGCAAGCGCCTGCTCATGGCGGGCTTCGGCATCTTCGCCCTCGCCTCGCTCATCGCCGTCCTGTCCACCGAGGCCTGGCACGTCATCGCGGCCCGCGCCCTCCTCGGCGTCGGCGGCGCCGCGATCATGCCCTCGACCCTGTCGATCCTGCGCACCGTCTTCACCGACGCCAAGGAACGCGCCTTCGCCCTCGCCGTCTGGGCCGCCGTCTTCGGCGGCGGCATGGCCTTCGGCCCCGTCGTCGGCGGCCTGCTCGTCCAGGACTACGGCTGGCACTCCGCCTTCCTCCTCAACCTGCCCGTCACCGCGGTGATCGTCGCGGCCGGCCTGCGCTACCTCCCCGAATCCCGTTCCCCGCGTTCCGCCGGAAAGTGGGACTGGACGGGCGTCGGCCAGTCGATCGTCGGCATGCTCGCTCTCGCGGGCGGCATCAAGCAGCTCGGCAAGAGCGGTGTCGCCGACCCGCTGCCCTGGGCCCTGCTGGTCATCGCTGTCGTGTCGCTGACCCTGTTCGTCCGCCGCCAGCTGCGCGTGGACAACCCCCTGCTCCAGGTCCGTCTCTTCACCAAGCCCGCCTTCAGCGTGGCCGCCACCGCGATCTTCCTGCCCATGGTGGGCATGGGCGCGATCCTGTTCCTGGTCACCCAGTGGTTCCAGTACGGCCAGGGCTACACCCCGCTGGAGGCGGGCCTGCGCCTGCTGCCCGCACCGCTCGCGCTGATCTGCGCCTCGATGGTCGCCCCGACCCTCATGCAGCGCTTCGCGATCCGCCACGTGCTCGGCAGCGGCCTGGTGGTCCTCGCCGGGGGCATGGCCCTGCCCTGGACCCTCCAGCAGTTCACCGGCCTCGGCTACCCCGCCTTCGCCGTCGCGCTCACCATCATGGGCCTGGGCGCGGGCATCGCCACCACCGTCGCCTCGGTGACCCTCATCTCCGCGGCCCCGGCCGACCAGGTCTCCAGCGCCGCCGCCATCGAGGAGACCTGCTACGAACTCGGCTCGGCCATGGGCGTCGCGATCCTCGGCTCCACCGCCGCCGCGCTCTACCGCGGCAACCTCCCCGCCCTGGACCTGGACTCCACGACGCTGGCCGCCGTACGGGACTCCGTGGGCGAGGCCGCCCACACCGCCGAACAGCTCGGCGGCGGCCTCGGCCGGACCCTGCTCGAGGCCGCCTCGCAGGCCTACACCCTCGCGATCACCCCGGCGTTCCTGATGGCCGGTGTCCTCGCGATCGCCGCCGCGGCGACCACCTGGACCCTGATCCCGCGCGACCTGCGGCCGACCGAGAACCACTGA
- a CDS encoding mycothiol transferase: protein MKGTEVLTDAFGRIRDVVHEAVDGLEPGRLDARIDPGANSITWLVWHLTRVQDDHVADAAGWEQVWHAQDWDERFGLALPRGSTGYGHTAREAEAVRVASGELLLGYFDAVHAQTERFLRGLSAADLDRVVDERWDPPVTLGARLVSVIADDLQHAGQAAFVRGVLSRGR, encoded by the coding sequence ATGAAAGGTACGGAGGTACTGACCGACGCGTTCGGCCGGATCCGGGACGTGGTGCACGAGGCGGTCGACGGGCTGGAACCCGGGCGGCTGGACGCGCGGATCGATCCCGGTGCGAATTCGATCACCTGGCTCGTCTGGCACCTGACCAGGGTCCAGGACGACCACGTGGCGGATGCGGCCGGCTGGGAACAGGTCTGGCACGCACAGGACTGGGACGAACGGTTCGGGCTCGCGCTGCCCCGCGGGTCGACCGGCTACGGGCACACCGCCCGCGAGGCCGAGGCCGTCCGGGTCGCCTCCGGGGAGCTGCTGCTGGGGTACTTCGACGCCGTCCACGCGCAGACGGAGCGGTTCCTGCGGGGGCTGTCCGCCGCGGATCTGGACCGGGTCGTCGACGAGCGGTGGGATCCGCCGGTCACCCTCGGGGCGCGGCTGGTCAGCGTGATCGCCGACGACCTCCAGCACGCGGGTCAGGCGGCCTTCGTCCGGGGCGTGCTGTCGAGGGGCCGCTGA